A single window of Pontibacillus chungwhensis DNA harbors:
- a CDS encoding glycoside hydrolase family 68 protein translates to MNHSNCQCSHSNHSHDTDGRCQRCKKFCNKFECCLELNQNATPTPWTRQQAEQIRITSANAAPLIQEPFEDTAPDLWVWDTWPLREKDGSIAVLPGGWRVIFSLTAPRSVLPGKRHDIATIRYFYSRDGQDWIPGGVVFPAGDALGSRQWAGSAFVENGEIYFFYTATGRRNEAQVTYEQRMAFTKGEVFSNLNGVLFGNWEEHSIILVPDGIYYQTQEQSSGGIIYSFRDPWFWIDPESGCEYIIFEGNTATPQQPINRECNPENIGDGDFRSGNDVPNGSAQFNGNVGVALLRSSDYREWELLPPILEADCVNQQLERPHIVYVGGRYHLFIVSHKFTFAPGLEGPDGLYGFVANDFRGTYVPLGEGGLVVANPPEEPFQAYSWIVLPDLSTLSFINYYNLEGIGLNELPSLPDQFVFNHFGGTLAPTLQLSINGTQTQIVNELAQGLVMESSTEGAPFTPVCERTDHCGGRRNVTNEDMNMDEDVMEESMSDNGLTDDGMNSRSSRGGNGNQGNQRRQRDVTCECEVDRNGHVCTHCHRPRRRRNQ, encoded by the coding sequence ATGAATCATAGTAACTGTCAATGCAGCCACAGCAATCATTCCCATGACACAGATGGTCGCTGCCAGAGATGCAAAAAGTTCTGTAATAAATTCGAGTGTTGTTTAGAATTAAACCAAAATGCAACACCAACCCCGTGGACCAGGCAACAAGCTGAACAAATTCGAATTACGTCAGCAAACGCCGCTCCACTAATCCAGGAGCCATTTGAAGATACAGCACCTGACCTTTGGGTGTGGGATACGTGGCCCCTTCGTGAGAAAGATGGTTCGATTGCCGTTCTTCCTGGAGGCTGGCGCGTGATCTTCTCGCTTACAGCCCCTCGAAGTGTATTACCGGGTAAACGTCACGATATCGCAACCATTCGTTACTTCTACTCCCGAGATGGGCAAGACTGGATTCCAGGCGGAGTGGTATTCCCTGCAGGGGATGCATTAGGTTCTCGCCAATGGGCTGGGTCTGCTTTCGTTGAAAATGGTGAGATTTACTTCTTCTATACAGCAACAGGACGACGCAATGAGGCCCAGGTCACTTACGAGCAGCGAATGGCCTTTACAAAAGGGGAAGTCTTCTCAAATTTAAATGGGGTTCTCTTTGGCAACTGGGAAGAACACTCCATTATTCTTGTTCCAGATGGAATTTACTATCAAACACAAGAACAATCAAGTGGTGGAATTATTTATTCCTTCCGTGACCCTTGGTTTTGGATTGACCCAGAAAGCGGCTGTGAATATATAATCTTTGAAGGAAACACCGCAACTCCTCAGCAACCGATTAATCGTGAATGTAACCCAGAAAATATTGGAGACGGAGATTTCAGGAGCGGTAACGATGTTCCAAACGGTTCTGCTCAATTTAACGGAAACGTCGGTGTCGCTCTTCTAAGAAGCAGCGACTATCGCGAGTGGGAGCTTCTCCCTCCAATTCTTGAAGCAGATTGTGTAAACCAACAGCTTGAGCGCCCTCACATTGTCTATGTAGGCGGACGTTACCACCTCTTTATCGTAAGTCACAAATTTACGTTCGCTCCAGGCCTTGAAGGTCCAGATGGTTTATATGGTTTCGTAGCTAACGATTTCAGAGGGACGTATGTTCCATTAGGGGAAGGCGGTCTTGTTGTAGCGAACCCACCAGAAGAACCCTTCCAAGCTTACTCATGGATTGTCCTTCCAGACCTATCAACGCTTAGCTTTATCAACTACTACAACCTAGAAGGGATCGGCTTAAACGAATTACCATCACTTCCGGATCAATTCGTCTTCAATCACTTTGGCGGAACACTAGCGCCGACGCTGCAACTATCCATTAACGGGACACAAACACAGATCGTGAATGAATTGGCACAAGGTTTAGTGATGGAATCCTCTACAGAAGGGGCTCCGTTTACACCAGTGTGTGAACGAACCGATCATTGTGGAGGTCGAAGAAATGTAACAAATGAGGACATGAATATGGATGAAGATGTTATGGAAGAGAGCATGTCTGATAATGGTCTGACGGACGATGGAATGAATAGCCGTTCAAGTCGTGGCGGCAATGGAAATCAAGGGAATCAACGGCGCCAACGAGACGTTACTTGCGAATGTGAAGTAGATCGTAATGGCCATGTTTGTACCCATTGTCACCGACCTCGGCGTCGCAGAAATCAATAA
- a CDS encoding sensor histidine kinase — protein MNKKKVGFLLLVMVMVPLAGELKFYPVEGNFRVSFGTPLFFFFLLWRRSLHQYTLILSVALCVVLFRVGLGVASGEVGVSEAFMLHFPVFFYYLTYGGLFQLLNVPRYYTKPLVVGGCGVLLEVMASMAEMVIRSGVADQAVGFDLWLLLEVAVVRSFFVLGFFNILLYRQAKIEEEQHKQQSEHMMMVVSGLYAEAVQLSKSMKDAEMVTKESYDLYRNIQELPVTERSSAVLGIASRVHEIKKGNQRIYAGLSQVISREGEATYLHVERIGKIVKQANEQYAAYLGKQIDIRLVYEGNHPPYPTYALLSVLNNLISNAVEAIEDKGRIDLEVRERNGQVECKVTDNGRGVPEKMREMIFKHGYTSKFDSSGEASTGIGLSYVQEVVEGMSGSINLVDEEEKKTTFFVRIPQAKLVEMGQ, from the coding sequence ATGAATAAAAAGAAGGTTGGTTTCCTGCTGTTGGTGATGGTGATGGTTCCATTGGCGGGAGAACTAAAGTTTTATCCAGTGGAAGGAAACTTTCGTGTTAGTTTTGGGACTCCTTTATTTTTCTTTTTTCTTCTATGGAGAAGAAGTTTGCATCAGTATACGCTTATATTATCGGTAGCTTTGTGTGTGGTGTTGTTTAGAGTAGGGCTTGGAGTAGCTAGTGGTGAGGTGGGCGTAAGCGAGGCGTTCATGCTTCACTTCCCTGTTTTCTTCTACTACCTGACATACGGTGGATTGTTCCAGCTTCTGAACGTACCTCGTTATTACACAAAACCGTTAGTCGTTGGGGGATGCGGGGTTTTATTAGAAGTAATGGCGAGCATGGCTGAGATGGTGATCAGAAGTGGAGTGGCTGATCAAGCTGTAGGGTTTGACCTTTGGTTACTGTTAGAAGTCGCCGTCGTCCGCAGTTTCTTTGTATTAGGTTTCTTCAATATCTTACTGTATCGACAGGCTAAGATTGAAGAGGAGCAACATAAGCAGCAATCTGAACATATGATGATGGTGGTCTCAGGCTTGTATGCGGAAGCGGTGCAATTATCGAAATCTATGAAAGATGCGGAAATGGTTACGAAAGAAAGTTATGATTTGTATCGAAACATACAAGAGTTACCCGTTACAGAACGTTCTTCAGCGGTTCTTGGTATCGCTAGTCGGGTACACGAAATTAAGAAAGGCAACCAGCGGATTTACGCTGGGTTATCTCAAGTCATCTCAAGGGAAGGTGAGGCCACTTATTTACATGTGGAGAGGATCGGGAAGATTGTCAAACAAGCAAATGAACAATATGCAGCGTACCTCGGAAAACAGATTGATATCCGTCTAGTGTATGAGGGGAATCATCCTCCGTATCCTACATATGCGCTGCTTTCTGTCCTGAATAACCTGATCTCGAATGCAGTTGAAGCAATCGAAGATAAAGGGAGAATAGATCTTGAGGTTAGGGAGCGGAATGGACAAGTTGAATGTAAGGTAACAGATAATGGGCGAGGGGTCCCTGAGAAAATGAGAGAAATGATTTTCAAGCACGGGTATACATCTAAATTTGATTCTTCAGGAGAGGCTTCGACAGGGATCGGACTCAGTTATGTGCAAGAGGTTGTAGAGGGGATGAGTGGGAGCATCAACTTAGTGGATGAAGAGGAAAAGAAGACGACTTTCTTCGTTCGAATTCCTCAAGCAAAATTGGTGGAAATGGGGCAATAG
- a CDS encoding fructose bisphosphate aldolase, with the protein MNNKQFDKIKNGKGFIAALDQSGGSTPKALADYGVPEDAYSGEDEMFDRVHQMRTRIITSPAFDDRILGTILFEQTMDREIEGKYTADYLAEKGIAPFLKVDKGLADKENGVQLMKPIHDLDETLSRATERNIFGTKMRSVVHEPNPTGIKAVVDQQFEAAKKIMEAGLVPIIEPEVNIHSEDKEKSEEILKEEILQNLNSLAEDEHVMLKLSIPTKANAFKELVEHPHVVRVVALSGGYSRDEANEKLKENEGVIASFSRALVSDLSANQTDEEFNKSLDQAIEKIYDASVNKK; encoded by the coding sequence ATGAACAACAAACAATTCGATAAGATCAAAAACGGTAAAGGATTTATTGCAGCCCTGGACCAAAGTGGCGGAAGTACACCTAAAGCTTTAGCTGACTACGGGGTACCTGAAGATGCTTATTCAGGCGAAGATGAAATGTTTGACCGTGTTCACCAAATGCGTACTCGTATCATTACTTCCCCTGCTTTTGATGACCGTATTTTAGGCACGATCCTTTTCGAACAAACAATGGATCGTGAAATCGAAGGCAAATATACTGCTGACTATCTTGCGGAAAAAGGAATTGCTCCTTTCCTTAAAGTGGACAAAGGGTTAGCAGATAAAGAAAATGGCGTTCAGCTCATGAAACCGATCCACGACTTAGATGAAACCCTAAGCCGTGCAACAGAACGTAATATTTTCGGTACGAAGATGCGCTCTGTGGTCCATGAACCAAACCCAACAGGAATTAAAGCTGTTGTAGATCAACAATTCGAAGCGGCTAAAAAGATCATGGAAGCCGGTCTTGTTCCGATTATCGAGCCAGAGGTAAACATCCACAGTGAGGACAAAGAGAAGTCTGAAGAAATTCTGAAAGAAGAAATTCTTCAGAACCTAAACAGCCTAGCTGAAGATGAACATGTCATGTTGAAGCTATCTATTCCAACTAAAGCAAATGCATTTAAAGAACTAGTCGAACATCCACACGTTGTTCGTGTCGTTGCTTTATCTGGCGGTTACTCTCGCGATGAAGCAAATGAGAAGCTTAAAGAAAACGAAGGCGTGATCGCAAGTTTCTCTCGCGCGTTAGTTTCTGACTTAAGCGCTAATCAAACAGACGAAGAGTTCAACAAATCACTTGATCAAGCGATCGAGAAGATCTACGATGCATCTGTAAATAAGAAATAA
- a CDS encoding response regulator, which yields MNYFLVDDDVTIRAMLTEMIEDEDLGEVVGEREDGSALDAHVLKTNKVDIRIIDLLMTKRDGLETLRQIQHDFTGKVVMISQVESKDLIGEAYSLGVEYYITKPLNRIEVTSILSKVNERIVLDQSIHTIQQSLNVISGQNTATATARTSVANKSLKEEGHSILVELGVIGEIGSRDLLEMIEYMDQDKGLEGKETMSLKGIYHQIAVSRAGDEAKHSVLQREVKASEQRVRRVVHQGLSYIASLGLNDFAHPVFDKYASTFFDYEQARKKMLKLDQGKDKNVNRVRIDTKKFIYMLYFEAKRKRME from the coding sequence ATGAATTACTTTCTAGTAGATGATGATGTAACAATTCGAGCCATGTTAACGGAAATGATTGAAGATGAGGACCTCGGAGAAGTGGTTGGAGAACGAGAGGATGGGTCGGCTCTTGATGCTCATGTTCTGAAAACCAACAAAGTCGACATTCGTATTATCGATTTATTAATGACAAAGAGAGACGGATTGGAAACGCTGCGTCAGATTCAGCATGACTTTACAGGGAAGGTCGTTATGATTTCTCAGGTCGAGTCAAAGGATTTAATAGGGGAAGCCTATTCCTTAGGGGTAGAATACTATATTACAAAGCCGTTAAACCGTATCGAAGTAACAAGTATTCTTTCTAAAGTAAATGAGAGAATTGTGTTGGATCAATCCATTCACACAATCCAGCAATCTTTAAATGTTATTTCGGGTCAAAATACTGCCACTGCCACAGCCAGAACATCTGTAGCCAATAAAAGTTTGAAAGAGGAAGGTCATTCGATCTTAGTTGAACTGGGAGTCATTGGGGAGATCGGGTCGAGAGATTTACTCGAGATGATCGAATACATGGATCAGGATAAGGGGTTAGAAGGGAAAGAGACAATGTCCCTTAAAGGCATCTATCATCAAATCGCAGTCAGTCGCGCTGGGGACGAAGCGAAACATTCTGTATTGCAACGTGAGGTGAAAGCGTCTGAACAACGTGTCCGACGAGTGGTCCACCAAGGGCTTTCCTATATTGCATCCTTGGGGCTGAATGATTTCGCCCATCCTGTCTTTGACAAATATGCGTCGACTTTCTTTGATTATGAACAAGCCCGAAAGAAGATGTTGAAGTTGGATCAGGGGAAGGATAAGAATGTGAATCGAGTCCGGATTGATACGAAGAAATTTATTTACATGCTGTATTTTGAAGCCAAAAGAAAAAGGATGGAATAA
- a CDS encoding DinB family protein, which produces MNEKHTLQQLDITRSSLLKEVEDIEEKEADQIQDGFPNSIRWQLGHVYLSTEFLVFKKAGESTNIPENYGSFFGGGTHPNQWEATPPELSELKELLKDQKKRLLSTFEGKMDNALEESFQPGPFNIESVGAMLLFSATHESEHIGWIKSMKRAVRS; this is translated from the coding sequence ATGAACGAAAAACACACCCTTCAACAGCTCGATATCACACGATCTTCACTCCTTAAAGAAGTTGAAGATATTGAAGAAAAAGAGGCAGATCAAATTCAAGACGGCTTTCCGAACTCCATCCGCTGGCAACTCGGTCATGTCTATTTATCTACTGAATTTCTCGTGTTTAAAAAAGCTGGTGAATCTACTAATATCCCAGAAAACTACGGAAGTTTCTTTGGTGGTGGCACACACCCAAATCAGTGGGAAGCGACACCTCCAGAACTAAGTGAATTAAAAGAACTGCTGAAAGATCAAAAGAAACGTCTGTTAAGTACCTTCGAAGGGAAAATGGACAATGCCTTAGAGGAATCCTTCCAACCAGGACCTTTCAATATTGAATCGGTTGGAGCGATGCTTTTATTCTCAGCAACGCATGAAAGTGAACACATCGGTTGGATCAAAAGCATGAAACGCGCTGTTCGTTCATAA
- a CDS encoding purine/pyrimidine permease encodes MSSKATFSTNTMETFQWFVFLLASSVAMPIVIGSIYQLDFIEISGLMQRTFFTVGIASLLQALFGHKLPIFEGPAGIWVSIFSVMAITGIQAGGTYKGTLQTLEATMIVTGIFLFLFGAFKISQKILPIFTPLVTGTFFLLLTVQLSGTFLKGMLGLQGEASVIQGEQSLLAFLTFFIVLGLSTFARGWLSSYAVFIGIIIGWIAFRIVVGGQGEQASVSLFAAPEWFAFGAPAFDFSIIPIAFITAIISISNIVASIVAVKQTLGMKQEDHGEEVNKGTAFSGINHGIAGVFASVANVPLATSAGFIALTGQKRKQPFIYATILLIIIAFFPPIVAFISSIPAPIANAALMASFVQLVGLALNNVTMQPLDSRKSTIVGVAYLFGMATMFLPAEVFSDLPALAQNLMSNGLLIGTGLVILFEQAWKVKED; translated from the coding sequence TTGAGTAGTAAAGCAACCTTCTCAACCAATACGATGGAGACCTTTCAATGGTTTGTCTTTCTTCTAGCGAGTTCAGTCGCTATGCCGATCGTTATTGGATCCATTTATCAATTAGATTTCATAGAAATATCAGGCCTGATGCAGCGAACCTTCTTCACTGTAGGAATTGCCTCTTTGTTACAAGCGCTGTTCGGGCACAAACTGCCGATTTTTGAAGGACCAGCCGGAATATGGGTCAGCATTTTCTCTGTTATGGCCATTACAGGTATCCAAGCGGGTGGAACGTATAAAGGCACCCTCCAAACCCTTGAAGCTACAATGATTGTTACAGGAATCTTTTTATTCCTATTCGGTGCTTTTAAAATTTCTCAGAAAATCTTGCCTATCTTCACACCGCTCGTTACAGGGACATTTTTCCTACTCTTAACCGTCCAATTAAGCGGAACCTTTCTAAAAGGAATGCTTGGACTCCAAGGTGAGGCTAGTGTTATTCAAGGAGAACAATCTCTACTCGCCTTTTTAACCTTCTTTATCGTCCTCGGCTTATCAACGTTTGCGAGAGGATGGTTAAGCAGTTATGCCGTCTTTATCGGGATCATTATCGGGTGGATTGCTTTTCGGATCGTAGTAGGAGGACAAGGGGAGCAAGCTTCAGTGAGCCTGTTTGCTGCACCTGAATGGTTTGCCTTTGGAGCGCCAGCCTTTGATTTTAGTATCATTCCAATTGCATTTATAACCGCCATCATATCGATTTCTAATATTGTCGCTTCCATTGTTGCGGTGAAGCAGACGTTAGGAATGAAACAAGAAGACCATGGCGAAGAAGTGAATAAAGGAACAGCCTTCTCCGGGATCAATCACGGAATTGCCGGTGTATTTGCTTCCGTCGCCAACGTCCCTTTAGCCACTTCTGCTGGATTTATCGCCTTAACCGGCCAAAAGCGAAAGCAACCTTTTATTTATGCAACGATCCTACTTATCATTATTGCTTTCTTCCCACCGATCGTAGCGTTTATTTCAAGTATCCCTGCGCCGATCGCCAATGCGGCTTTAATGGCCTCCTTCGTGCAGCTCGTCGGGTTAGCCTTAAACAACGTAACCATGCAACCGTTGGATTCAAGAAAGAGCACCATTGTCGGAGTCGCGTACTTATTTGGTATGGCAACGATGTTCCTTCCAGCTGAAGTATTCTCAGACCTCCCAGCCCTCGCTCAAAACCTAATGAGCAACGGCCTTCTCATTGGCACAGGGCTTGTCATTCTTTTTGAACAAGCATGGAAAGTGAAAGAAGATTAA